GGCAAGGAGACGCTAGAGATCGTCTGCACCAGTGAATTAGACAAGGCCGATGAGATGATGAGCAGGCTTAGGATGAAGGGCGGCGGCTTGTATCCGAGCTTCATCGGAGTTGATGTGGAGTACACCAGCGACGATGTACCTCCCCAGATGGCAGCAGTCCTGCAGTTGTGCATCGAGGAACTCTGCTTGGTGTACCACATCGCAGCGGCCACAAAATGGTAACCCATACTACTATTCATTCATCtgttgtactagtactactccctAAAACTTTCATTAAACTTGTTTCCCAACTAGATGAACTACTATAGTTTGTGAAGTGGATGCACGAGTACATGTTTCTCAAGTTACATGCATTTCTTTAATTGTGAAGTGGTTTGTTTCACCAGATTAATCATCTAAAACTAATGCACTGGATTAGCATCTGAAAAATGTTTCACCAAATTAATTTCTGAACTTGATGTACTTGTATAGATTCTGATCTTGATGCACTAGTATAGTTTATAGAATTGATGTATTAAAAGATGTTTGGTGAAGTGGTATAGGTCCATATCTTGATGCACATGTTTCTCAAATTAATTTCTGAACTTGATATAGAATTGATGCACAAAGATGTATCAAGCACTGGTATAGGTCTTTTATTCAGCAAAAAAAGAAAACTAAACTTGAAGTAAGTAGCACATATATCATTGAATCTGGTAAAATAGGTTCTTGAACTTGGTGAAGCATTTGGTGAAGCACTGAAGATaccaaaaaagaaaaataacaaGGTGTAGTTGAATTTAATTTCAGGACTTTGTGTACTAGTTTCTGAACTACATTCATCCATGACTTGTACTAtataagcatctacctcatggATTATCACTTGTAAACCAAAAGGCAGGAGAATTAAATATTCAAAAAAGAACACTAATCTTCAATATGTGTCTCCCCCTTGCAGGCCCAAGCGCCTCAAAGAGTTCCTGCAAGAGGAGAAATTGTACACATTTGCCGGTTTCAGCATTGAAGGTGACAAGCAGATGCTGAACAAGTCTGGTTTGGAGATCAACCCCAACAACTGCATCGACATGCAGTGCAAGTGGAAAGTTCCAACCAACAACAAATTCTATGACTCCTTGGCCGATGTTGCAGGCAGCGTCATCCACCCATTCTACAAAGGCATGAAGAAGAAGATCAACAAGGAGGAAGACCACAAACTGTGGGGGATCAGCCCGCTGCTAGACAAGCTCATCGAGTATGCAGGAATAGATGCGTATGCCATGTACAAGTCATGGAAGATAATCGAAAACACCGTGACAGGTTGGGATATTTCAAAAGAGCAGGAGGCTGACCCCTACTACCACTGCAACTTCGCGGGATGAAGAGGCATGAAAGTCTACCTTCATGTTGCTCGCTCTTCTGCTTGTCCTTAATCTTGTTGTTTCAGATTTGTAGTTTGCTTTCATTAAGTTGAACCAGCTTCCTTATGTTATGTCTGTCAGGATTTGAACAAGTTTGCCTATGTATATCAAGTACATCGTTTGCTTATGTTGTCCGACAAGTTTGCTAGCTTCCTTTTTTGTTTATCCATCATTTGAAGTTGAAGTAGGTTGTGAATGAAACTTGATGGCTGCTATGCAGCACTAGTCATGGAGCAACAAATCACACATGGATATTTTCACAAAAAAACAGTGGCAGACAAACTAAGGACAACAGCAAATAGTAGCCTTGGACGCTCAGTTTAACTTAGTCATGTACGATAGTACTATCATACTAAAAAAATCAGTTTTCAGTTTCAGAAGAACACTAAAAAGACTAAGTTTCAGCCGAGGACAACATTCAGTACTAAAAGCATCATGCTAACAGTAGTTAGAAAATTACTAAGTACTGCATCAGGAAAAGCAAAGAACCATCTGTACTTATTTCCTAGTCACTAGCATGCTAGGATTGAAAGTACTGGTACACTTGAACACACAGTACATTCATTCTACAAAAATAAAAAGGAACTGGAAGCTTCAATTCGCATTCCCTAAAACAGTGACACACTAAGAATAACAGTAATAGCACAACTGAAATCTCAGTACAACTTAGTCTATACGGCAAGTACTATGATGATACCAAATATTGCCTTGAGAAGAACCACAGCCTAGAAAAAGAAGACCAAAACTAAATCAAAAAGATATCAGTTCGACCTAGGAGAAAAATTATAAGAAAGACAAACAGAAGCATCAGCCCACATTGACCAGTGAGGTACTAGTTTCAAACAACACAAAAAAAATAAAAGGATCAAAGTACTAGCACAATTGAAATCTCAATACAACTTAGTTTATTCGGTAAGTACTATGATGTTACCAATTAA
The Aegilops tauschii subsp. strangulata cultivar AL8/78 chromosome 3, Aet v6.0, whole genome shotgun sequence genome window above contains:
- the LOC141042758 gene encoding uncharacterized protein, with protein sequence MVDEPSTKRHHGETADKSCNLDDVHFPGEKRAYTRTLTGVELHGKETLEIVCTSELDKADEMMSRLRMKGGGLYPSFIGVDVEYTSDDVPPQMAAVLQLCIEELCLVYHIAAATKWPKRLKEFLQEEKLYTFAGFSIEGDKQMLNKSGLEINPNNCIDMQCKWKVPTNNKFYDSLADVAGSVIHPFYKGMKKKINKEEDHKLWGISPLLDKLIEYAGIDAYAMYKSWKIIENTVTGWDISKEQEADPYYHCNFAG